CCCCTTCTCTGTGTGCCCCCTCCGCAGTGTGAAGATCGCACCGGGAGCCGTGGTGTGTGTGGAGAGCGAGATCCGTGGGGATGTCACCATCGGTAAGGATGGCACCCGAAGGCCCTGGTCACCCACTGGGGTTCGTGTTGGTGGCTTTGGTGACGCGGGGCACTTCCCACAGGGCCGAGGACGGTGATCCACCCGAAGGCCAGGATCATCGCAGAGGCAGGGCCCATCGTGATTGGGGAAGGCAACCTGATAGAGGAGCAGGCTCTCATCATCAACGGGTGCGTGCGGGGCTGCCCTCTTCCTGCCCTGCTCTAAGGGTGGCCGCTGCTAACACCTAAAGTATGTTCGTGTATCTCCCAGGTACCCAGAAAACATCACGCCAGAAACTGAGGAGGTGGAGCCCAAGCCCATGATCATTGGCACCAACAATGTCTTTGAAGTTGGGTGCTGTATCCTTGTGCTGCAGGAAACACGTGGATGTTGCCTGGGCACAGGCGGCCTGGGGGTGCTTACGGGGCAGATTTTGGTTTGAAAGTGGCATTGGAGCACAGCCTTTGAACCAAAAGCAAAAGGTTTTCCTTTGACAATAACCTGTAGATTCACAGGCAATGAAAGTGGGAGATAACAACGTGATTGAATCCAAAGGTGAGCTCAGGCTGTCTTTGTTCTGCTCAGAGTTTTTGCTGTTAGAGCAGCAGCGCGTAGCTCCAAGCAGGGTGGCCCTCACAGAGACTCTCTTGACAGCGTTTGTTGGCAGGAATGTGATCCTGACGAGCGGCTGCATCATCGGGGCCTGCTGCAACGTCAACACCTACGAGGTGATCCCTGAGAACACTGTCATCTATGGTGCCGACTGCCTTCGCCGTGTGCAGACCGAGCGGCCGCAGGTAGGTGCTGTCCCCGTCCCCAGGCTCCCCTCGTGGCTGCCCATTGACAGTGCTTCTCTTTCCAGCCCCAGACGCTGCAGCTAGACTTCCTGATGAAAATCCTGCCCAATTACCATCACCTGAAGAAGACGATGAAGGCTGCGTCCACACCTGTTAAGAGCTGAAAGCCCTCTGCCATCAGCTGCATGCCTGGGGCCTCTTGTCCTTTGGGTAATGCACAGTCCGGGaagcagctgggctctgcatcCTTCATTCTCGCTCGTGTGTTTTATTTATAGCCCCCACAGGCTTTGGACCTGTCGTCTCCCTCACACCAACTCTAACATTCCACGTGCTTCACGGGAATAAAGTGTTTCGGCTCTTGCTGCAGGGTGCGGTTGCCATTCTTTCCTCCAAACTCAGGGCTGGGTGGTGATGGGGAACTGCAAGCTGCTGCCAGGAGCGCCGAGCACCGCTTTTAACCTCGTGGTGCAGTCGTACCACAGCTGCGGGCCAGAAGCCGCCCCGAGTCCTGTAGTGCGGCAACGGATCCcgcagcagccagcagagggaggcCGGGCTTCGCCACGTGCTGAGTCTGGAGCGAGAGGCTGCTCAGAGATAGCACGATTGCAGCGGGCTGTGGGCAGGTGGGCCCTGCTGCCGTCTGCGTGCCGGGGGACCTGCGCGGCCCAGCCTGTCTGTGTGCATGGGGAGATGGTACGTTGCAGCTCTTGGCGGGGATCTGACCCTCGCCGTCCCAGTGTGGGTGCAGCGCTGCTCGGGATGTGCAGACACCCCTAAGGCTGAGTCCAAATAGGGGCTGCGAGCACCGGCCTAAGGGCTGACACCTCCCCAAAGCACGGCCAGCCACGCTGCCAGGAGAGCCACCTCAGTGTCCCACTCGCTTCCCCACAGCCAGTTGCTGTCACGCCTTCCCTGTGTTGCCAGCTTTGTCACACCTCTTGTTCCACGTCCCGTCCCGCAGCCCCGTGCTCCGCGTCGCACAGCCCGTGTGCCATGTGCTCAACACTGCGCTCCCAGTCCCACGGCCCGCGTCCCCATCGCTGTCCCCAGCCCCGCGTGCTACGTACCCAACCTCGCGTCCCATGTCCCAACCCCAACGTCCGCGTCCCCAGCCGTACGTGCCACGCATCGAACCTCACGTCCCAGACCGCGGCCCTTTGTCCTCCATCCCCACCCCGCGTCCCGTTCCCGCAGCTCCGCGTCCAACCCCCGCTCCCGTCCCCAGCCCCGTCCCACCCCGTGTCCCCACGTCCCTCCCCCAGCGCCGTGTggccgcccgcccggccccgccccgcccggccccgctccctcCCGCCCGCCGCAGGGCCGCGCCGGAGGCAGCCGCGGGCGGGtggcggagcggcggcggcacCATGAGCAGCGGCGCCGCCGAGCGGGAGGGCCCCGCCGAGCCGGGCTTGCCCGAAGAGGAGGTAGCGGGCCGGAGGGGGGGGGCGCCGAGGGTGGGCCGGGTCCCGGGGAGGGAGCGGTGCGGCCCCCACGCGTGTCCGCGGGGTCCCGTCAGCCTGGGCGTGGggcgcggggcgcggcgggAAGCGATGGAAGttgatggggtgggggggggcggAGCGGCCCGGAGCTGGGTGCGCCTCGGCAGAAGGGCTTTGGGACGCCGCTCGGACGCGGGGCGCTCGGACTCACGCGGGCTGCGGGCACTCCGCCTCGTCCCCCGGAGCGGAGGTGGCGGCACGGAATCCCGTTGGGTGGCACGGCGACCGCGCACGCAGCCTCGCTGGGGACGGGGGACGGGACGGCGGCGCCGCTCGGCTCTTGGCGGGACGGCTCCCGGCGCACCACGAGGTCGGTGGCCGTCGCTGCCCGGCCGCTGCGCCCTCAGCCTGACTGCGCGGGCACGCGGACGGGTCGCGGTCACGCCGCGGGCGGGGGTCGGGGCGGGGGCAGCCGAGCGGCTCACCGCTGGTGGAACATTAAAGCGAGGCTGGGGAAGGTGATCGGATGCCTGGTGAATGAGTCACCGCGCTCCTCCCGCCGGTCCCCTTCCTGCCCGAGTTGACCGGCGGAGCTCGGCGCAGGGGCGGCGGAGTGTGACCGCGTCCTTGGGGCAGCCGAGGGGCGACGGCGCTGCCCCGGTGCCCGTCGCACCGCCCGCGGCCGCTGCTGCCGTGCCGAACCACCTCCGGGCCGCTCTCGGCCGGAGCGAGGCCTGCCAGGTCTCCCCCGCTGTCCCCTAACCAGGGCGAGGAGAAAACCTGCCGGGTGGTGACAGCAGGGAGGGGACAGAGCAGGCACAAGGCTGTGCCCCGGTCTGTTcgtgggcagcagcaggaacagagggGTGAGGCGGGGTGGGCACGGGGTGGCTCTGGAACACATCCACCGCCCTTGCCGGGTGACCGTCCCGGGCTGTGACAAGGGATGGCGAGGGGCGAAGGCGAGCCGGGGAGAAAGGCTGAACGCGTCAGGGTggtggggctgctatgggggGTGTCAGCCCACTGGCATGGAAGGATCCCTCTGGGAGCGGTCCCCAGACCCCGCAGAGGGGATTCTGCCACTGCCCACCCCGGCCTGCGCTCACGGCATCGGCAAGGCCCTGGGAAGGCTCCAGAGCCGCAGCCTCCATCAGGGGCAGCCTTTCCCCACGGCTCCTTGCTGGGGAGACCGCATCACAActccttccccagctctgcctgtccTCTCGTTTTGGGCAGGGGGGAAAGCCAACATGGgatttccctcccccccacgCTCCTGTTGTAATCTGTGCTTCTCTCCCTGCTCACTGAGCACCGCAGCACTGGCCCGACTTGGCCGACCTGCGTTTGaactttcaaagaaaacaagtcaTTACCGAGGAGAAGCCGCATCTCTGTGAGGCCTAATttcagagggttttttttttcagggccTTTATCTCTCTTATCTGCTGCGCAGCCATGGGGCTAAATTACCCGGAAAGTCAGGCTCGGGCGGGTTTAGCTTTCAGGAACGCAGCTCACAGCGGGCACTTCCTTGAGGCcgtgagcacagagctgtgagcacagagctgtgagcacagagctgtgagcacagagctgtgcgCAGGAGCGCGGCCTGGAGGCCCTGGGGAGCCTCCTGGAGGCCCACAACCAGCTGACGCTCTGCCCCTGCAGGTGAGGACCCTGTTTGTCAGCGGCCTGCCCCTGGACATCAAGCCCCGCGAGCTCTACCTGCTCTTCAGGCCCTTCAAGGTACTGCACCCGCTATGGGGCTTTGAGGGCCTCTGAGGCCACACGAGACCGATGgtgcttctcttttctcccGCAGGGCTATGAGGGGTCACTTATCAAGCTCACCTCCAAGCAGGTAGGGGCTGCACCGTGCCCCCACCTGCCTGGGGGCTGCCCTCACCAACTCCTGGGGATGTGGTGAGGTCGTGGCCCTGACTGCCCTTCGCCTCCTCTCTCCGCAGCCCGTGGGGTTCGTGAGCTTCGACAGCCGCTCAGAGGCAGAGGCTGCCAAGAATGCACTGAACGTGAGTGCTGGGACCCCCTGGGGGACACCAAAAGAGATGGATCCCAGTATCTCTTACCCCGTGGAAACCTCCCGGGGAAGCCCGGTCCCTCCCCATCCTTGCATTAAGGCAAAACACTGCTAATCCCTTGCTGGGAGCGTGGCCGCACGGGATACCGACTACCAAATATGGTGCTGAGCTCGAGGATGTCAGAGGAATGTGAGCCACGGGGCCATGCTCGCTGCCAAGCACATGAGGTCACGGCCaccccagcagcccatggggatATTGGGACAAAATCCGAGGCTGTTTTAGCCTAAATGGCTTTCTTGAATGGGGGGCAGCCCTGATACCAGCAGCATCCCACCACAAAATTCAAGCTAACTGACCTCTGCTGCCCTGTTCCTTTCCACAGGGCATCCGCTTCGACCCTGAGATCCCCCAGACGCTGCGGCTGGAGTTTGCCAAGGCCAACACCAAGATGGCCAAGAGCAAGCTGGTGGGCACTCCCAACCCCAGCACGCCCCTCCCCAACACTGTACCTCAGTTCATCGCCAGGGAGCCCTGTGAGTGCTTGCATCGTGACCCTGGTCCCCCCAGTATGCTCCTTTCTTACTGAAGCAGTCGGGACAGCGATACCTTATGAGCTGGGTGCAGGGAAGCTTTTGGAAAGGCACAGCAACTGTGGTTGGGTTTGGAAACCAGCTGCTTGTGCTTGTGACGACACAGGGGCAGATGACGGTGGCCTGGGCAGAAGTGCAAAGCTTATACCTGCTGTCCACTTTCCCCTTGCTTTTAGGAttaattttcctcctttttctgcAGATGAGCTCACAGTGCCTGCACTTTACCCCGGCAGCCCTGAAGTGTGGGGGCCGTACCCTCTGTACCCAGCGGAGCTGACGCCTGCTCTACCTCCTCCTGCGTTCACATACCCTGCTTCGCTGCATGCCCAGGTAATGGCACAggcccacagcactgcagcctttaCTTTATGACAGGCAGAGCtagaaggagggaaaggaggggagcTCTGGGGCCAGCTGCCCAGAGGAAGAGCAATGGTAAATATTATTGCAGCCTCATACTTCCCCTGTCAAGGCAGCGCTGACAGGCAGCACCTGTGCTCCTCCTGGAGGaatcagcactgcagccaccGCAGCCCCAGGGTACGGCTGCACTACCGtttgctgcagttttccttcctgctcaccCCCTGCCCCCATGTCTTGCAGATGCGCTGGCTCCCTCCCTCCGAGGCTGGGTCTCAGGGCTGGAAGTCCCGTCAGTTCTGCTGAATGCTGTGTAAGTGCCCCCAGAGCCGCTCGGTGTCCTCTCCTCTGTGTAGCACACCTGCGGTGCCAGCCAAAACTCGGACAGGAAGGGGGACATGCCAGCCCCATCCCTGAGCCCTGCCGTGCCACCCACAGGTCTCGGGTGTGTGATGGCGGCCGACGGTCAGTCTTGTGGGTATGAACAGAGCCCCCCGGCGGCTGCTGGGCACGCACGCTCTCTGCAGAACCACAGTGTGCTGGTAAGGAGCGCAGTGCTCGGGCACAGCCTGTCCCTCCATGCTTATCATCCACAGCGGGGGTGGGAATTCCAACTGCCCTGTCACCTCACCCCCTCTCTGCCATACAGCTTCCTGCCCTATAGCAACACTGGTCACACTCCTcttaaacacaaaacacaacCTAACTCTGCCCTCCTGAGCGGCCAGGTCCCAGCACCATGCCTGCCCCGTGCCCATGAGATGTGCCTGCACAGGGgcaggctggctgctgctcccccAGGCAGCATCGCctccccagcctggctgtgtgtGTAACCTGTGCCCTTCTTGTTATAGGCTAGGAAGAAACCTCACACAAGTCTGGATTCCTCCAAGACTTTCCCACAGCCTCTATCACACATCTGTTCTTCTAGAAGAAAGCGAGAAGCATACCCAGTATAATATTTCCCTCTTCTACACTGTATATTTGTAAGAAAGAGCGTGTTACTGCTGAAAGCATGGTTTGACAGGCACTGCTGTAGCGTTTGAAAGGTATTTTCAAACAACCCCTAGGAAAGCAgactgcaaaaaacaaaaacaaaaacaaaaaaaagcaaagcgAGAGCAAGTATTTTTGTACCAAACTTCTGAACAGGACAATCTCACACTGGGCTGGATGAGAGTTTTGGTGCTCAACATACAACAGCACGCCCTTAGCAGCCTgcctccctgcctccccccaTCCACAGGCCACACACCAAAGGCCAGAACGTAAGCTGCCTCAGCAGTCTGTGGTGCTCACAGTGCTCCGGCGACGTCAGCATCGCCTCTGCTCCCCAATGCACTGCCAGCATTGGGGTTCTCTTCCCGGCTGCAGCACACGGCACCAGCCATGACAGGCAGCTTTCTTACCTTGGCACGATGTTAACGGCTTGCTGCACAGCTCCGGCAAGGTGTGATGTTTGCATCAGGGATGGGCAGAGACAGCCCACACATGTAACAAGGTGAGAACTTGCCTTCTCCTGCCACAGCTACTCCAAGATGTTAAGGGCAATGCAGACtgctgtgcaaggagctggACTTTCTGATCCCTGACAACTCTGGACCATGGGACTGGGATAAACACCcactgctgcagggctctgctgcagcttcagcacCCAGTGATGCCAGTCTGGCTGCAGAGCGTATCGGTGTGGAGCAGAGCCCAAGGGAGGCCGCTGGTAGCACAGAGTGGGATGGATCCAGCACAGGGACTGCATGCTGGCGTCCTCTTTGCACCAGGAGGAACTGGCATGAGGAAgagtaaagcaaaaaaaaaaaaaataaaatcaacccATTTGATTCTCCAAAAAGGAGGTGCCAACCACATTAATCACCTGAGCAGAACTCCCAGCCTCTTGCCCTCCTCCATTTTCTGCTTTGGCCACAAGCAGCAGGGAACAGGGCTGCCAGAGCTGCACAGGTGGGGGCAAGAAGGGGTGCCACGGGGCCACCAGCGTGCAGCAGGGTGGGCAGCGGTGCCTCGAGCAAAGTagctctgcagggacagcacagcgCTCCCAGCAACGGACTATTGTAGCAAACtgtttcctgtgttttgttctgtttttgtggAGAGGAAAGGAGCTTCCATGTTGTCTTCTCCGCTTTTGGAAATATGTTTAAAGGTACTTTTCTattgtaattttttaaaaataaagccagtgATTATTGTAAGTTACGCGTGGAGCGTGGCGTACTGTGATTTCAACTGGGGAcaaggcacagcagcagggccTGGAGGGCAGACGGCAGCTGCCCGGCTCAGCTTCAGCCTCTAGGAGAGCTCCAG
This DNA window, taken from Excalfactoria chinensis isolate bCotChi1 chromosome 4, bCotChi1.hap2, whole genome shotgun sequence, encodes the following:
- the DCTN6 gene encoding dynactin subunit 6, encoding MAEKAQKSVKIAPGAVVCVESEIRGDVTIGPRTVIHPKARIIAEAGPIVIGEGNLIEEQALIINGYPENITPETEEVEPKPMIIGTNNVFEVGCYSQAMKVGDNNVIESKAFVGRNVILTSGCIIGACCNVNTYEVIPENTVIYGADCLRRVQTERPQPQTLQLDFLMKILPNYHHLKKTMKAASTPVKS
- the RBPMS gene encoding RNA-binding protein with multiple splicing; the encoded protein is MSSGAAEREGPAEPGLPEEEVRTLFVSGLPLDIKPRELYLLFRPFKGYEGSLIKLTSKQPVGFVSFDSRSEAEAAKNALNGIRFDPEIPQTLRLEFAKANTKMAKSKLVGTPNPSTPLPNTVPQFIAREPYELTVPALYPGSPEVWGPYPLYPAELTPALPPPAFTYPASLHAQMRWLPPSEAGSQGWKSRQFC